A stretch of Bordetella genomosp. 13 DNA encodes these proteins:
- a CDS encoding phytanoyl-CoA dioxygenase family protein, whose product MQLSNAQLEQFERDGYLFFPALFSPEEIAKLVEEVPRLYAQDRPENVREKHSGAVRTNFAAHMYSAPFARLARHPRMVRPVEQLFGEQVYMHQFKINGKNAFDGDVWQWHQDYGTWLNDDLMPTPRAMNVAIFLDEVNEHNGPLMFIPGSHKLGVLEAGHDLTTTSYPLWTINNDNIRALVEKAGGRNGGIVTPKGPAGSMLLFHSCLVHASSSNLSPWNRVSVYLSLCAISNHIRRHKRVEWIAHRDFAPIECLPDDCLQTDYPVELPWQHGTPPAAARTSLEPLEEAVQ is encoded by the coding sequence ATGCAACTGAGCAACGCCCAACTGGAGCAGTTCGAACGGGACGGATATCTGTTCTTCCCCGCCCTGTTTTCTCCCGAAGAAATCGCCAAGCTGGTCGAAGAGGTGCCGCGCCTGTACGCGCAGGACCGTCCCGAGAACGTGCGCGAGAAGCACAGCGGCGCGGTGCGCACGAACTTCGCCGCGCACATGTACAGCGCGCCCTTCGCGCGGCTGGCCCGGCACCCTCGCATGGTGCGCCCCGTGGAGCAGCTGTTCGGCGAGCAGGTGTACATGCACCAGTTCAAGATCAACGGGAAGAATGCTTTCGACGGAGACGTGTGGCAGTGGCACCAGGACTACGGCACATGGCTGAACGACGACCTGATGCCTACGCCGCGCGCCATGAACGTGGCCATCTTCCTGGATGAGGTGAACGAACACAACGGGCCGCTGATGTTCATCCCGGGCAGCCACAAGCTGGGCGTGCTCGAAGCGGGACACGACCTCACCACTACCAGCTATCCGCTATGGACCATCAACAACGACAACATCCGCGCGCTGGTGGAAAAGGCGGGCGGCCGCAACGGCGGCATCGTCACGCCCAAGGGGCCGGCCGGTTCGATGCTGCTGTTCCATTCGTGCCTGGTGCATGCGTCGTCATCGAATCTCAGCCCCTGGAACCGGGTCAGCGTGTATCTCAGCCTTTGCGCCATCTCGAACCATATCCGCCGCCACAAGCGCGTCGAGTGGATTGCGCATAGGGACTTCGCACCCATCGAATGCCTGCCTGACGATTGCCTGCAAACGGACTATCCTGTGGAGCTTCCGTGGCAGCACGGTACGCCGCCTGCGGCCGCGCGCACGTCGTTGGAACCCCTCGAGGAGGCCGTTCAATGA
- a CDS encoding GntR family transcriptional regulator yields the protein MLRPLSTPGDLAESVYVELREAVIGGSLAPGSRLGQEDLAARFGISRQPVLQALSRLERDGLAVRADGRGTLQVAPLDPQLVEEFYQLRAEVDALAARLAAQRIRAGQARPLPASLIERGLSALRRGRMPALIAADTQLHRAIYEASGNRLLAAVMEPQWGHLERVMCAVLEPASVRAGLWDEHAAIIDAINAGSAERAARLARDHAVRAAAGLLPRLEQRTAA from the coding sequence ATGCTGAGACCGCTGTCCACGCCAGGAGACCTGGCCGAGTCGGTATATGTCGAGTTGCGCGAGGCCGTCATCGGCGGCTCGCTGGCTCCGGGCTCGCGGCTGGGCCAGGAAGACCTGGCCGCCCGTTTCGGCATTTCGCGCCAGCCCGTGCTGCAGGCGCTGTCGCGCCTCGAACGCGACGGCCTGGCCGTGCGCGCCGACGGACGCGGCACGCTGCAAGTGGCGCCGCTGGACCCGCAACTGGTGGAAGAGTTCTACCAGTTGCGCGCCGAGGTCGACGCGCTGGCGGCTCGCCTGGCCGCGCAACGCATACGCGCAGGGCAGGCGCGTCCCCTGCCCGCCTCGCTGATCGAGCGTGGCCTGTCCGCGCTGCGCCGCGGCCGCATGCCGGCCCTGATCGCCGCCGACACCCAACTGCACCGCGCGATCTACGAAGCGTCGGGCAACCGCCTGCTGGCGGCCGTGATGGAACCGCAATGGGGACACCTGGAGCGCGTGATGTGCGCCGTGCTCGAACCCGCCTCGGTGCGGGCCGGGCTTTGGGACGAGCACGCGGCCATCATCGACGCCATCAATGCCGGCAGCGCCGAGCGCGCGGCCAGGCTGGCCCGCGACCATGCGGTGCGCGCGGCGGCAGGGCTGCTGCCGCGGCTGGAGCAGCGCACGGCCGCGTGA